The genomic stretch GGTGTGCCTATATATAATTTTGCTTGTGTAGTTGATGATTTTCTGATGAAAATTACTCATGTAATTAGAGGTGATGATCATTTGTCAAATACAATAAAGCAAATTGCGCTGTATGAAGCATTTGGGTGGGAACCCCCTAAATTTGGACATGTTTCAATGATTTTAGGTCCAGATGCGAAGAAGTTAAGTAAAAGACATGGTGCTACGTCGGTTGAAGAATTTAGAGAAAGAGGATATTTACCACAAGCTGTTGTAAATTTTTTAGCACTGCTAGGATGGTCCCATCCCGAAGGAAAAGAGATTATGTCCCTGGAAGAAATGATAGAGGCATTTTCATTAGATAGGTTGGGGAAAAATCCTGCTATTTTTGATCCAAAAAAGTTAAAGTGGATGAACGCTGAACATTTTAGAATGTTGGATGAAGAAGAAATGCTGAAAGTTACGAAACCATATTTTCTTAAGTTTGTATCAGAGGATGAGTTTGAAAAAAATAAAGAGTGGTTTATTAGGTTATTAAAATCGATAAAGGATAGAGTAGAAGAATTAATAGATATCCCCCATTTAGTTGAATTTTTCTTCAAAGAGCCAGAGATCAAAGTTGAATTAGCGCAGGAATTGAAAGAAGTATATAGAAAGTTAATTAAAGAACTTCAAAGTATAGATAATTGGAACGAAAAGAACATTTATCAAGCATTTAAAAATGCTATGAAAGGTGTAAGGATAAAAGGTAAAGATTTTTATATGAAGCTAAGAATTGTTTTAACTGGGAAAGAAGAAGGTCCAGAGCTTATTGACATAGTATATTTACTGGGGAAAGAAAAAATCATTAGAAGGTTAGAAAAGCAATTGGGGTGATAAAGTGTCGATTTATATAACTAACACAGAAACTGGTAAAAAGGAAAAATTAGAAACTTTAGAACCTGGAATAGTGAAAATGTATGTATGTGGTCCTACAGTATATAATTATATACATGTTGGTAATGCAAGGCCGGCTGTAGTATTTGATGCTTTTAGAAGATTTTTAGAATATAGAGGTTATAAGGTTATAATGGTTCAAAACTTTACAGATATTGATGATAAGATAATAAATGAAGCAAATGAATGGGGAGTTGATTTTAAAGATGTAGCGGAGACTTTTATTGCAGAATATTGGAGAGATGTTCAAAGCCTTGGAATAAGGGCAGCAAATT from Thermosipho atlanticus DSM 15807 encodes the following:
- the gltX gene encoding glutamate--tRNA ligase; its protein translation is MTVRLRFAPSPTGFLHVGGARTALFNFLYAKKMKGAFILRIEDTDIERSEKEFEIGLINALKWLGLEWDEGPDIGGEYGPYRQSERLEIYHKYARKLVEEGKAYEVYAYPEEIEKLREKLLSEGKPPHYTKEMLKEFTTPERIREYKEKGLSPAIYFSMPRKEYVIDDIVKGQVVFKEGTIGDFAILRSNGVPIYNFACVVDDFLMKITHVIRGDDHLSNTIKQIALYEAFGWEPPKFGHVSMILGPDAKKLSKRHGATSVEEFRERGYLPQAVVNFLALLGWSHPEGKEIMSLEEMIEAFSLDRLGKNPAIFDPKKLKWMNAEHFRMLDEEEMLKVTKPYFLKFVSEDEFEKNKEWFIRLLKSIKDRVEELIDIPHLVEFFFKEPEIKVELAQELKEVYRKLIKELQSIDNWNEKNIYQAFKNAMKGVRIKGKDFYMKLRIVLTGKEEGPELIDIVYLLGKEKIIRRLEKQLG